DNA from Granulicella cerasi:
ATGGTGGCGGCGCACGCGGTTACGTCGGCGGCGGATATCGCGGCGGCGGTGGCGGCGGCTTCCATGGTGGTGGCGGAGGCGGCGGCTTCCACGGCGGCGGCGGTGGTGGCGGCTTCCACGGCGGTGGAGGCGGTGGCTTCCACGGTGGCGGCGGTGGTGGCCATCGCTAATCGCAGCACAAAACATCGGCAACGGCTGTCCTTCGGGGCAGCCGTTGTTGTTTGCGTTGAACCACGCGCGATAATGAAGGTAGGCCGTTGTGACGGCAAGGAAAGAGGTCGCTTTGCCGTCGTACGTTTCGCCACTGGTTGTCTCTCGAGCACGCCGTGCTGCGCTGCCTGTACCCACTGGCCGCTTCCCGCACGCGCTCAAGCTCGCGCTGCTGTGGACGGGCATCATCCTCATGACAATCGCGGTCGGGCTCGCGCTGCACACGTGGTGGATCGACCGTCCTCTCGTGCGTGCTACCGGAACTGTGGAGATGAACGACACCCTCACCAGTGGCGATGGTGACCTGGTCTACGTTGCGCATGTCCGTTTCCGCGACGAGCATGACGCGATCCGCGAGTTCACGCTGTCACCCAAGGGCGAAGAGACGAAGTATCACCCGTCGATGCAGTTTCCGCTCCTCTACCCGCACGGCCACCCGGAGCAGGCACGCATTGCTACGGTTTGGCGTGAGTACGCAACAGCGCGCAACGTCGCCATCCTTGGCGTGGTCCTCTTCGACATCGGCTGCATCTTCTGGATCCGCGATCGTCGCCGCGACATGGCGCGTCTCGCCCGCCAACAGCGCTAGAAATCTACGTGAGTGCGGACGGTGAAAACAGCCACCGGTCCGCGGTCGTTGTTGTAGCCAGGGTGCGCGATCAACTGCACATCGAAGGCCGTAAACAGCCCGCGCCAGTTGTGCATGTTGTAGTAGCTTTCGAGGATATCTTCGCGCGAGTAGTTCAGTCGGCCATCCCCAAGGATGAAGCCTATCCCGCCGAGCGCCAGGTACTGCTGATGGTCACGCTTGATCGCGTTGCTGATCAACGTCAGGCCGACCTTGTCATTCGCGCGGTTCCATCCGTTGCCAGCGAGATCCATGCCGCCAGCAAATGTTTGGTCGACCTCTGTGTACGCGTAGCTTTCGTGCTGGCCCTCGTTCCAACCGAAGCGACCATAGGCGCGAAGGTTATGACCGAGCTCCTGCTCGACGTTTGCACCGAATCCGTACTTCACGGTGATCTGCCTGGGATGAGCCGTAATGTCGGGCGTTGCACTCGCATCCCCGAGCGCACGGGCCTGGAGCGCGGCGCGATTGGCGTTGCGATAGAGTCCCATATCCGCGTGGTTCGTGAAGCCCATGACGCGCACTGCGCCCTTCTTGTCCTTCAACCAGTGCGAAACGGGGCCGTTGTTCCAATCCACTTCATAGTTCTGTCCACTGGCGCGTCGCAGGCTCCAGTCGAGATCGATGCCATTCGCGATCGTAGGCATCAGTGCGATGGCATAGCGCGCCTGCCAGTCATGATCGGTGTACTCGGCAACCACGGCGTAGCTATATCCGCGCGTGTCGGCGGCGTAATCCCACGCGCCGTTGTTGTCTGCGGTCCAGTTCAGAAATTGCAGATGCGAGTCTGTGCCGACGCTATTGTTGTCAAAGGCGTCCGGCATACTCATGCGCCCCACGCGAAGCTCGATCCTGCGAACCGGCGTCTGCGTTGCCAGCGAGTACGGCGTGCGTTGCGCAGCGACCATCTTGTCGGTAAAGCCGATCGTCGTGCGAAGCTGCACACGCGCGACGTAAGGCGTCGAACCCAGCGAAGGATTGCGCACGACGTCGAGGTTCGTGAAGCCGGCAAGCCCGAGAGCCTCGGAGATGCCTCGGCCACCCGCGCTTTCGAGATCGAAGATGAAATCTGTGTCGTAGCGTGGCTTACGCACCAGCTGCACGCCCGTAAAAAGCGTTCCTACGAGCGAAACCTTGTATTCGCCACGGCTCAACATGGAGTTCGTGTCCGAGTACGTCGAATGAAAGCCCGGATGCGCCTGGAAGACGATGTTCGCCTGACCGGCGATATACAACGGCCACGCGTCAGAGTGCGGGAACATCGTGGTGGGCACGGAGGCTGACGCGTCGGTCTTCGGCGCGGTGGGATCCTGCGCCTGCGCCGAGACAGAAAAGAGAGTGCCTGCAGCCATCAGCGCGGCCGCACAGGCAAAGCGAGGTAAGTTCATCAGGGATCAGCCTACTCGAAGTCGTTGAGACAAAGATAAAGGCCCACGCAGGGAAGAGCTTCCTACACGCAGGCCTGGATCCTGTGACGCGACGGCGCGCTCAGCGCCTGTCTTACTTGCTCTTCGCGCCGACGACGATCAAGCCGATGCCGCCCAGCAGGGCGATGCCCGAAAGGATCGGCGGAATCGGCACTGTTTCCTTCTTCTGGTGCGAGATCTGCAGCGGCCCCATGTCCACGTCCTTCTTCTCGTGTGAGAACGAGAAGCCTCCCATTGCGAACCCTACGATCCCGAGCAGGACCAGAACAATACCAATTACAGTTGCTGCCTTCATGGTGTATGTCTCCTCTTTTCGGTGTGATGCAAAAAGTGGGCAGGTGCGCTCTTGATTTGCACAGCGAAGGGGCGTACATCTCTGTGTACACGGGAAAGGAGGATGATCCCTATCTATGAAAATTGACAGTAACAGTTACAACCCGCAACGTGAGGTGACTGAGGCTTAGGGCTCCTGTTGCTCTAGACCTGGCAGTATTTCGTAGCATTCCTTCTGCCGAGGCCCACTCCGAGAACGGGTGTCCTCAGGTCAATCTCAACAGTTCACCACCAGGCGGCCCGCGAATCTTACTCGCGGGCCGTTTGCTGTTTGTGTTGCACGGTAAGCGGCGTCAGAGACTCGCAACGCAGCGCGGCTTCTCGTAAGCTTGTGTCATGAGTATCGATGTTCTTGAGCCGACGACGACCGCCTCCGCTGCCACCGAAGATCTGCTGACCATTGCAGGCCGCACCTTTCGTTCGCGCCTGATCGTCGGCACCGGCAAGTACAAGGACGGCCCCGAAACCGCCGCCTGCATGGAGATTTCCGGCACCGAGATGGTCACCGTCGCCGTGCGCCGCGTGAACCTCGACCGCTCCAAGGAGTCACTGCTCGACTTCATCGATCCCAAGCGCTACTTCCTGATGCCGAACACCGCAGGCTGTTACACCGCAGACGAAGCGATCCGCGCGGCGATGCTGGCGCGAGAAGTGGGTCTCTCGGACTGGGTGAAGATCGAGGTCATCGGCGATCAGGCAACGCTGTACCCGGATGTTCAAGCAACACTCGAAGCGACGAAAGTTCTCGTGAAGGAAGGCTTCACGGTCTTGCCGTATACGACGGATGACATTGTCTTTGCGAAGCGTTTGATCGATGCCGGAGCCGCGGCGATCATGCCATTGGGCGCGCCGATCGGCACAGGCCTGGGCATCGCAAACACCTACACGCTGCGCATGATGCGCGAGCTGATCACGGAGGTTCCGCTGATCGTGGATGCCGGTCTGGGAACAGCTTCGGATGCCGCGCTTGCGATGGAGATGGGCTTCGATGCCGTACTGCTGAACACCGCCATCGCAGGCGCGAAGGATCCGCTGAAGATGGCCTCCGCGTTCCGTAAGGCCACCGAAGCGGGCCGCGAATCGTTCCTCGCAGGTCGTATGCCGAAAAAGCTCTACGCGACCGCCAGCTCGCCTCTCGAAGGTGTTTCCCCGCGCAGCTAGTCGGGCTTCTCACGCACGAAGAAACGGCCTGAGTGATCTCAGGCCGTTTCTTTTTGAACTGCTTTCGGTTTAGGCGAAGCGGTCGAAGTCATCGCGACCGTGAACTGGTGCGAGGATCAGCAACACCAGACCTTCGATCAGCACGACGCCCTCAAGCTTCTCGCTCAGGCCGTGCAGACGGCTGAAGTGCTTATACGCCGGGTTATCGGGCGATGCCTTCGAGACATCGCCGCCAAGCGTGAGGCGGTCGGTGTCCATGCGGGGAATCACAGACATCTGTGAGTAGCCTGTGAGCACGATCATCGAGATCACGATCGCAAGTTCCACCGCGCGCACCGGATGTGTATCACGCTGAGAGGCCAACAGCGCCAGCGTGAAGAAGAGGTAGACACCACCAGCGATCAGCCCGATGCGATGCAGCGACAGCAGGCTGCCGCGCACGATGATGCCCGCCGTATGCGCGTCGGGCATCGACTTGAACGCGACGATCGTAACGCCCGCGACGAAGAAGACGATGCCGCCCACCCAGATGGAAAGCGCGATCAATCGGAGGCTGCGAAAGAGAAGTGCCATACGCCTCCTAGACTACGCTCCCAGCTTGCCGCTGTCGCGACGAGCCAGAGCGCGCTTGAGCACGGTTTCGAGCGCGAGCTTCTGCGACGCATACTCGGCCTCGCTCAGCTTGCCTTCAAGGCGTTCAGTCTCCAACGAGAAGAGTTCTTCCTTCAGCGCGTTGAGCGTGTGATCACCATGCGCGACCGGAGTCACAGGCGGATAGTTCGTAGGCGGCACAGGGGGCGGCGTGCCACCCGCGAGTGAGGGCGTTGCAGGCTTGCGCAGCAGGATGCCAGCGGCTACAGCGAAGGCGAGCAGCAGGCCTGCGAGGATCCAGTACTTGTACTTATCCAGCGGCGTGCGGTTGCCGTCAGGATCGAGCGGGTTGTCGATACCCTTGCCGGGCTTCGTATTTTCCGTTGCGGCGACAGGCGCATCGCTTCCACCAGCGGCAGCTCCGCCGGCTGCGGGACCTTGCTGTCCGCTACCCTGGTCCGGGTTCTGCGAGTCGCGCGGAAGCTGGCCGGTGCCGGTAAGCGTGAAGCTGAGCGGTGAGCCCGGAGCCACATTGCGCGCCACAAACGTCTGCGCGTTCACCTCATCATCGACCGAGGAGAACGGGCTGCCCGGAACCGGCGTGAACTTCATCGCCTTTGGCATCATCAACGCGATCGTGCCGACCTTCCACGGAAGCTTCGGCACGAGGTCGATCTTGCCGCTGTACGGCAGGTGATACGTCACCTGAAAGCGAGTCTCGCCGGGGCGGATGGGGAAGATGAAGGTGAAGTGTCCCTTGTCAGCCAGCGGCACGGGCGCAGCCTGCACAGGCATACCGCCCGGCGCGAGTGCGGCGGAGCCTTCGACGACCGCTCCTTCCGGCAGGTAGAAGTCGAACGGCTGGTTCGAGAACTGCGTCAAGGCAGGCTCGGACTCATTCTTCACGAAGAAGTTTTCAACGACCTTCAGGCTCGTGCCCGAGGGATCCGTCTGGATGCGCATGACCTCGGCTTCGGTCGAGACGCCCTTCACATGCTCCGCTGCGTTGTAGACCTCGAGGTCCACCGACTGCGTTCCCGGAGGCGCGGGGCGAAAGTAGTTCGCCTTGTCGTGCATGACGCGGATGAGGTGCAGACCTTCGTCCGGCACCTCGAGCGTGTAGTGGCCCTTGCTGTCGGTCTTGGTGCGCGTGGACTCCTGCATGCCCTGCGCGAGACGGATGAGCACCACGTCGTCGCCGGCCGCGGGCTTGCCCGTGGTCTTGTTCGTCACCGTACCGGTGATCGGCGTCGCGGCAAGCGCCGGAAGCGAGAGAGAGCAGAGAGCCAGGACGAGAGGGCGAAAACGTAGCTGTAGCACGTCTCAAGGATACTATCGTCGCGGCTTGCGCTGTTCTGTTATCGGGAGCTTAGGCGGTCTGATGCGACTGCAACCGCTCGAGTTCGCTGACAACCGACGCGGCCTCAGCCTCCAGCGCCGTGCGTTGCAACTCGTAATCGGCCACAGGATACTTGCCCGCGCGGAACTCGAAGTTCAGGTCACGCAGGTTGTCGTAAATCACGGTCTTACGGTCATGCAGGTACTCGGCGCGCGTATGGCGAACGGGCGGGACGATGGCGCGCTGGGTGCCGAAGAAGATATACACCGCGCTGCCAATGACCAGCAGAGCAACAGCCGCGATAAACAGAAACATTTCCATCTCGTCTCTACTTATACGCCTCGGCGCCGTGGCCGGTATAGTTGGCGCCTTGGCCGGTATAGTTTTAGATGCGTCGTACGCGGACGCGAAGGAGTGGTCTCGTGGGTGTTTGCGGACAGTTTCGTCGTCTCCTGTTGCTGGCCGTGGCCGCAACGTCGATCTCCTCAGTCGCATCCGCGCAG
Protein-coding regions in this window:
- a CDS encoding thiazole synthase; translation: MSIDVLEPTTTASAATEDLLTIAGRTFRSRLIVGTGKYKDGPETAACMEISGTEMVTVAVRRVNLDRSKESLLDFIDPKRYFLMPNTAGCYTADEAIRAAMLAREVGLSDWVKIEVIGDQATLYPDVQATLEATKVLVKEGFTVLPYTTDDIVFAKRLIDAGAAAIMPLGAPIGTGLGIANTYTLRMMRELITEVPLIVDAGLGTASDAALAMEMGFDAVLLNTAIAGAKDPLKMASAFRKATEAGRESFLAGRMPKKLYATASSPLEGVSPRS
- a CDS encoding YidH family protein; translated protein: MKAATVIGIVLVLLGIVGFAMGGFSFSHEKKDVDMGPLQISHQKKETVPIPPILSGIALLGGIGLIVVGAKSK
- a CDS encoding carboxypeptidase-like regulatory domain-containing protein — encoded protein: MLQLRFRPLVLALCSLSLPALAATPITGTVTNKTTGKPAAGDDVVLIRLAQGMQESTRTKTDSKGHYTLEVPDEGLHLIRVMHDKANYFRPAPPGTQSVDLEVYNAAEHVKGVSTEAEVMRIQTDPSGTSLKVVENFFVKNESEPALTQFSNQPFDFYLPEGAVVEGSAALAPGGMPVQAAPVPLADKGHFTFIFPIRPGETRFQVTYHLPYSGKIDLVPKLPWKVGTIALMMPKAMKFTPVPGSPFSSVDDEVNAQTFVARNVAPGSPLSFTLTGTGQLPRDSQNPDQGSGQQGPAAGGAAAGGSDAPVAATENTKPGKGIDNPLDPDGNRTPLDKYKYWILAGLLLAFAVAAGILLRKPATPSLAGGTPPPVPPTNYPPVTPVAHGDHTLNALKEELFSLETERLEGKLSEAEYASQKLALETVLKRALARRDSGKLGA
- a CDS encoding carbohydrate porin, whose product is MNLPRFACAAALMAAGTLFSVSAQAQDPTAPKTDASASVPTTMFPHSDAWPLYIAGQANIVFQAHPGFHSTYSDTNSMLSRGEYKVSLVGTLFTGVQLVRKPRYDTDFIFDLESAGGRGISEALGLAGFTNLDVVRNPSLGSTPYVARVQLRTTIGFTDKMVAAQRTPYSLATQTPVRRIELRVGRMSMPDAFDNNSVGTDSHLQFLNWTADNNGAWDYAADTRGYSYAVVAEYTDHDWQARYAIALMPTIANGIDLDWSLRRASGQNYEVDWNNGPVSHWLKDKKGAVRVMGFTNHADMGLYRNANRAALQARALGDASATPDITAHPRQITVKYGFGANVEQELGHNLRAYGRFGWNEGQHESYAYTEVDQTFAGGMDLAGNGWNRANDKVGLTLISNAIKRDHQQYLALGGIGFILGDGRLNYSREDILESYYNMHNWRGLFTAFDVQLIAHPGYNNDRGPVAVFTVRTHVDF
- a CDS encoding DUF3592 domain-containing protein yields the protein MPSYVSPLVVSRARRAALPVPTGRFPHALKLALLWTGIILMTIAVGLALHTWWIDRPLVRATGTVEMNDTLTSGDGDLVYVAHVRFRDEHDAIREFTLSPKGEETKYHPSMQFPLLYPHGHPEQARIATVWREYATARNVAILGVVLFDIGCIFWIRDRRRDMARLARQQR
- a CDS encoding DUF4149 domain-containing protein; the protein is MALLFRSLRLIALSIWVGGIVFFVAGVTIVAFKSMPDAHTAGIIVRGSLLSLHRIGLIAGGVYLFFTLALLASQRDTHPVRAVELAIVISMIVLTGYSQMSVIPRMDTDRLTLGGDVSKASPDNPAYKHFSRLHGLSEKLEGVVLIEGLVLLILAPVHGRDDFDRFA